Proteins encoded in a region of the Carassius gibelio isolate Cgi1373 ecotype wild population from Czech Republic chromosome B5, carGib1.2-hapl.c, whole genome shotgun sequence genome:
- the LOC127958576 gene encoding trichohyalin, producing MAAWVEATTREMGQSLINPDKPSVSASALPGDTGKPALRPKPHLMPKPFALQRNATVRPIRAFSRELHRAASSEALLDTKKTGAGGPNLSEYQKPGSNGRENGSNKIAAPKPVPLSPKPDLLNKPKPEPTKSPGSNNQTGPNSKPAVTAEDLKNVQPRSRAKSLGSQDQQILTQKNREEAAKNDADVKVSSRCWPPRNRLSVELTSKFESMSQPEKEVRRDAETSKTEKEWPPHSPSESKPSKLPVDTVEMGDEDVSGGSIKRRISLLFDRSTATQYRDTFNKRDNPAAEISVDIKQRIQNLSLDAPRTRLPSTGAPKSPPFVKTLSTSDETPNERSSEKPAATEKVPVSSAEVKNSAASVERVEEEEDHEDEEKEYVPVPVYQRVGMSLDVETKRREEEEKQRKDEQLEKERQQRIRLLEKERKAREIERQEERKQEEEKQRQMDERRKQEEERKRRIEEERKEEEKRRQAEKERERQIEEKRRIEEEKERLREEERVMKEREKEEERRRIQELERQREEERLRQEREKEERLKKQREMEERKRMEEERLKEEERLRQERERERLKKEKEMEEERRRVQELERQREEERLRKERELERLKKEKEMEEERRRIQELERQKEEERLRKERELERIKKEKEMEEERRRIQELERQKEEERLRKERELERIKKEKEMEEERRRIQELERQKEEERLRKERELERIKKEKEMEEERRRIQELERQREEERLRKERELERIKREKEIEEERKRIQELERQREEERLRKERELERIKKEKEMEEERQRIKRQKEEERLRQEREIERLKKEKEIEEERRRTQEFERQKEEEKRRQVREHEMEMETCEAAERLREEVPTSYDLISFDVEESQTLVSSVQLADVSPRLAQVTYDDFSVKPRRWGTRARRSSTPSPSRETPAAPDHSLQPESKSSHAGPQEPSGDRVSVHDLIGFEPEASSPLNSTESRTHTYLFEADTESKPGDLLEPETDEGQLKDGGVEEQDTENLIWETDEQTENNDTADDPTQIRINQALQRLNQARRRNTSSDSDTADVTVHEELEPLPLLESVAPLLDSSVFRSKVELGKKRSIKRTRPSRAVRQRAALPALTEGTQPDWRFCDSTEAKDQCSNGADSESEEEPSRDVPCSPAPSQPKRVPVFPGMDPSALMAQLRRRSAAIETESPTEAQTPPSVPARSPRTPTMALGPRVLPPVDAKDTRSGSSPSWLLELKSKKRMSQPESEA from the exons ATGGCTGCATGGGTGGAGGCGACCACAAGGGAAATGGGCCAATCGCTCATCAACCCAGACAAACCTTCAGTTTCAGCTTCTGCTCTCCCTGGAGACACTGGGAAGCCAGCGTTGCGCCCAAAACCCCACCTCATGCCTAAACCATTTGCTCTGCAAAGGAACGCCACCGTCCGCCCAATCCGGGCCTTTAGCAGAGAGCTCCATCGAGCCGCCTCTTCTGAAGCGCTTTTGGATACCAAAAAAACTGGTGCTGGTGGTCCAAATCTATCAGAATACCAAAAACCAGGCTCAAATGGCAGAGAAAATGGGTCTAATAAAATTGCAGCTCCTAAACCCGTCCCACTCAGCCCAAAACCTGACTTATTGAATAAGCCTAAACCAGAACCCACTAAGAGTCCTGGTTCTAATAACCAAACTGGTCCAAACTCAAAGCCTGCTGTGACCGCTGAAGATTTGAAGAACGTTCAGCCCAGGAGCAGAGCAAAATCTTTGGGTTCTCAGGATCAACAGATTCTCACGCAGAAGAACAGAGAAGAAGCAGCCAAGAATGATGCAGATGTCAAAGTGTCTTCACGATGCTGGCCGCCTCGAAATCGTCTCTCCGTTGAGCTGACCTCCAAGTTCGAGTCAATGTCTCAACCCGAGAAGGAGGTGAGGAGAGATGCTGAAACCAGCAAGACGGAGAAAGAGTGGCCACCACATTCTCCTTCTGAGTCCAAGCCTTCGAAGCTTCCGGTGGATACAGTAGAGATGGGAGACGAGGATGTCAGCGGAGGCAGCATTAAGAGACGGATCAGCCTTCTCTTTGATCGATCTACAGCAACTCAGTACAGGGACACTTTCAACAAAAGAGACAATCCAGCTGCTGAAATATCTGTTGATATTAAACAGAGAATCCAGAATCTGAGCTTGGACGCACCAAGGACGCGCTTGCCATCCACTGGTGCTCCTAAAAG TCCACCATTTGTGAAGACACTAAGCACCTCAGATGAAACTCCAAATGAGAGATCATCTGAAAAACCTGCAGCGACAGAGAAGGTGCCTGTAAGTTCAGCAGAAGTCAAGAACTCTGCTGCTAGTGTGGAGcgagtagaagaagaagaagatcatgAAGATGAAGAGAAGGAATATGTCCCTGTTCCTGTCTACCAGAGGGTTGGGATGAGCCTAGATGTGGAGACAAAGAGaagggaagaagaagaaaaacagagaaaagatGAGCAGTTAGAGAAAGAAAGACAACAGCGGATAAGACTTTTGGAGAAGGAGAGGAAGGCAAGAGAAATAGAGAGACAGGaagagagaaaacaagaagaGGAAAAGCAAAGACAGATGGACGAAAGGAGAAAGCAAGAAGAAGAACGAAAGAGAAGAattgaagaagaaagaaaagaggaggagaagaggaggcaggccgaaaaagagagggagaggcaGATTGAGGAGAAGAGAAGgattgaagaagaaaaagagagactgagagaagaagaaagagtcatgaaagaaagagaaaaggaagaagagaggagaagaaTTCAGGAgttggagagacagagagaggaggaAAGACTGAGACAAGAACGAGAAAAAGAAGAGAGGTTAAAGAAacaaagagaaatggaggaaagaAAACGAATGGAAGAAGAGAGACTGAAAGAAGAGGAAAGATTGAGacaggaaagagaaagagagagactaaagaaagaaaaagagatggaagaagagaggagaagagTTCAGGAattggagagacagagagaagaggAAAGATTGAGAAAAGAGCGAGAATTAGAGagactaaagaaagaaaaagagatggaagaagagaggagaagaaTTCAGGAACTCGAGAGACAGAAAGAAGAGGAAAGATTGAGAAAAGAACGAGAATTAGagagaataaagaaagaaaaagagatggaagaagagaggagaagaaTTCAGGAATtggagagacagaaagaagaGGAAAGATTGAGAAAAGAACGAGAATTAGagagaataaagaaagaaaaagagatggaagaagagaggagaagaaTTCAGGAATtggagagacagaaagaagaGGAAAGATTGAGAAAAGAACGAGAATTAGagagaataaagaaagaaaaagaaatggaagaagagaggagaagaaTTCAGGAattggagagacagagagaagaggAAAGATTGAGAAAAGAACGAGAATTAGAgagaataaaaagagaaaaagagatagAAGAAGAGAGGAAAAGAATTCAGGAattggagagacagagagaagaggAAAGATTGAGAAAAGAACGAGAATTAGagagaataaagaaagaaaaagaaatggaagAAGAGAGACAAAGAATTAAAAGACAGAAAGAGGAGGAAAGACTGAGACAAGAACGAGAAATAGAGagactaaagaaagaaaaagagatagAAGAAGAGAGAAGAAGAACTCAAGAGTTtgaaagacagaaagaagaagaaaaacggAGACAGGTACGAGAACATGAGATGGAGATGGAAACGTGTGAAGCAGCAGAGAGATTACGAGAGGAAGTTCCTACGAGTTATGATTTGATATCTTTTGACGTGGAGGAGTCACAGACTCTGGTCTCCTCCGTCCAGCTCGCTGACGTCTCGCCTCGACTCGCACAAGTGACTTACGATGACTTTTCAGTGAAACCCCGAAGATGGGGAACAAGGGCGAGACGTTCCTCGACTCCGTCTCCATCCAGAGAAACGCCTGCTGCTCCCGACCACAGTCTACAGCCAGAATCAAAGTCCAGTCATGCTGGACCCCAAGAACCAAGCGGAGATCGGGTGTCTGTGCATGATCTGATCGGATTTGAACCTGAAGCTTCCAGTCCACTCAACTCTACAGAAAGCAGAACGCACACATATTTATTTGAGGCAGACACTGAGTCCAAACCAGGGGACCTTCTGGAGCCAGAAACAGATGAG GGTCAGTTGAAGGACGGAGGAGTTGAAGAGCAGGACACAGAGAATTTAATCTGGGAAACCGACGAACAAACTGAAAACAACGACACTGCTGATGA TCCCACACAGATCAGAATCAATCAAGCCTTGCAGAGACTGAATCAAGCCAGACGACGAAATACATCTAGTGATTCAGACACAGCTGACGTCACAGTTCACGAGGAGCTCGAACCTCTACCGCTTCTTGAG TCTGTAGCTCCTCTGTTGGACTCCAGCGTTTTCCGTTCGAAGGTTGAATTGGGAAAGAAACGTAGCATAAAGCGCACCAGACCGTCACGTGCCGTCCGACAGAGAGCCGCCCTGCCCGCTCTGACAGAGGGAACGCAACCCGACTGGAGGTTCTGCGACTCCACAG AAGCAAAAGATCAGTGTTCCAATGGAGCGGACTCTGAATCAGAAGAGGAACCGTCCCGGGACGTCCCGTGCTCTCCAGCCCCAAGCCAGCCCAAGAGAGTCCCTGTGTTTCCTGGGATGGACCCTTCTGCCCTCATG GCCCagttaaggcggagaagtgcagCGATAGAAACAGAAAGTCCAACAGAAGCACAGACGCCTCCGTCTGTCCCAGCACGCTCTCCCCGCACACCCACCATGGCCCTCGGCCCAAGAGTGCTGCCCCCTGTTGACGCCAAGGACACTCG GTCCGGCTCTTCACCCTCCTGGCTGCTTGAGCTCAAATCCAAGAAGCGAATGAGTCAACCTGAGAGTGAAGCGTGA